The Arachis hypogaea cultivar Tifrunner chromosome 19, arahy.Tifrunner.gnm2.J5K5, whole genome shotgun sequence genome has a window encoding:
- the LOC112776995 gene encoding nuclear envelope-associated protein 2: MSASEKPSSSCSVTSTVALARDIDPLLKDLNEKKQSFKRNVVSLAAELKDVRNRLASQEQSYAKETLTRKEAETKAKRMEFEIGRLQKKLEERNEQLQASASSAEKYLKDLDDLGTQLVATRATADASAASAQSAQLQCLELLKELDEKNTSLREHEDRVTRLGEQLDNLQKDLQARESSQKQLKDEVMRIERDIMEALAKAGEDKDCELRKLLDEVSPKNVEKMNKLLVVKDEEIARLKDDIKIMSAHWKIKTKELESQLEKQRRVDQELKKRVLKLEFCLQEARSQTRKLQRMGERRDKAIKELRDQLAAKQHRAPEDAEKHHHQQNFWDTSGFKLVVSMSMLVLVVFSKR; the protein is encoded by the exons ATGTCAGCATCTGAGAAACCATCATCATCTTGTTCAGTGACGAGTACTGTAGCATTAGCAAGAGATATTGATCCACTATTGAAGGATTTGAATGAAAAGAAGCAGAGTTTCAAGCGCAACGTGGTGTCTTTGGCTGCAGAGTTGAAGGATGTTCGGAACCGTCTTGCTTCACAGGAACAATCTTATGCCAAAGAAACCTTAACAAGAAAG GAAGCAGAGACTAAAGCCAAGCGCATGGAGTTTGAAATTGGAAGATTGCAAAAGAAATTGGAAGAAAGGAACGAGCAGCTTCAGGCTTCAGCCTCTTCTGCTGAAAAG TATCTGAAGGACTTGGATGATCTTGGAACACAGCTTGTAGCGACAAGAGCAACTGCGGATGCGAGTGCCGCATCGGCCCAATCAGCACAGCTCCAATGTCTAGAACTTCTAAAGGAACTTGATGAGAAAAACACTTCGCTGAGAGAGCACGAGGATCGAGTAACTAGGCTTGGTGAGCAACTTGACAACCTACAGAAGGATCTTCAGGCAAGGGAATCTTCACAGAAGCAATTGAAGGATGAAGTCATGAGAATTGAGCGCGATATTATGGAGGCTCTTGCGAAAGCGGGAGAGGACAAGGACTGTGAACTGCGGAAATTATTGGATGAAGTTTCTCCTAAGAATGTCGAAAAGATGAATAAGCTTCTGGTTGTTAAGGATGAGGAAATAGCAAGACTTAAGGATGACATTAAGATTATGTCTGCTCATTGGAAAATCAAGACTAAGGAATTAGAGTCACAG TTGGAGAAACAGCGGCGCGTTGATCAGGAGCTGAAGAAGAGGGTCTTGAAGCTGGAGTTTTGTCTGCAGGAAGCTCGTTCTCAGACACGAAAACTTCAAAGG ATGGGAGAAAGGAGGGACAAAGCAATTAAAGAACTGAGAGATCAATTAGCAGCAAAACAACACAGAGCACCCGAGGATGCAGAAAAGCATCATCATCAACAGAATTTCTGGGACACATCTGGATTCAAATTAGTAGTCTCTATGTCCATGCTGGTCTTGGTAGTATTTTCAAAGCGGTGA